A region of Streptomyces deccanensis DNA encodes the following proteins:
- a CDS encoding helix-turn-helix domain-containing protein, with amino-acid sequence MTTAVLTVDQVAERLGISRWKVHDLIRSRELASFKIGRCRRISATAVDAYISLRTEQEAA; translated from the coding sequence ATGACGACCGCCGTGCTCACCGTGGACCAGGTCGCCGAGCGTCTCGGCATCAGCCGCTGGAAGGTCCACGACCTGATCCGCTCCCGCGAACTCGCCTCCTTCAAGATCGGCCGCTGCCGACGCATCAGCGCTACCGCCGTGGACGCCTACATATCCCTCCGCACCGAACAGGAAGCTGCCTGA
- a CDS encoding site-specific integrase, with translation MAQPKKNANNEGTIYLRKDGRWEGSAYVLTTDGTYKRRSVYGKTWDDAHEKLTKLKANSLSGLPVATNKMTIAEYLTYWLTHVAQGKVRRTTYVNYESLVRNYVTPDFGRKKLVRLTARDIRAFLAKTAVTCQCCAQNKDKKRPEHKQRCCALGKCCKKLPSDRTVRFLLVIFRAALQHAVREDELPRNVARNVELSMGTKREIEPLTAREGRQLLTAARDNRLWAAYELAVRIGLRRGELLGLRWSDVDLLEGVLTVRQALQRVGGELLIVAPKTQRSARRVALPSECVTALRAQRAQQIADRKAAGNNWTGTGQGLVFTTRNGTPIEPRNLNRSFEALSIRAGVRKVRFHDLRHTCASLLHEQGADARMIMEVLGHSSIRVTMDIYTFVRLDSQRLAFDRVGDALK, from the coding sequence ATGGCTCAGCCGAAGAAGAACGCCAACAACGAGGGCACCATCTACCTCCGCAAGGACGGCCGTTGGGAGGGCAGCGCGTACGTCCTCACGACTGACGGCACGTACAAGCGGCGCAGTGTCTACGGCAAGACCTGGGACGACGCCCACGAGAAGCTCACCAAGCTCAAGGCCAACTCCCTCAGCGGCCTCCCGGTGGCCACCAACAAGATGACCATCGCCGAGTACCTGACGTACTGGCTGACGCACGTCGCACAGGGCAAGGTCCGCAGGACGACCTACGTCAACTACGAGTCCCTCGTCCGCAACTACGTCACCCCGGACTTCGGTCGGAAGAAACTGGTGCGGCTCACCGCCCGCGACATCCGAGCCTTCCTCGCGAAGACCGCCGTCACCTGCCAGTGCTGCGCGCAGAACAAGGACAAGAAGCGGCCGGAGCACAAGCAGCGATGCTGCGCCCTCGGCAAGTGCTGCAAGAAGCTCCCCTCTGACAGGACCGTGCGCTTCCTCCTGGTGATCTTCCGGGCCGCCCTCCAGCACGCCGTGCGCGAGGACGAGCTGCCCCGAAACGTGGCCCGGAACGTGGAACTGAGCATGGGCACGAAGCGCGAGATCGAACCGCTCACGGCCAGAGAGGGGCGTCAGCTTCTGACGGCGGCCCGCGACAACCGGCTCTGGGCTGCGTACGAGCTGGCGGTCCGCATCGGCCTGCGGCGGGGTGAGCTGCTCGGTCTGCGCTGGTCGGACGTAGATCTCCTCGAAGGTGTACTCACCGTCCGGCAGGCCCTTCAGAGGGTCGGCGGCGAGCTGCTGATCGTCGCGCCGAAGACCCAGCGCTCGGCCCGTCGCGTGGCCCTGCCGTCCGAGTGTGTGACCGCGCTCCGTGCTCAGCGCGCGCAGCAGATCGCCGACCGTAAGGCGGCGGGCAACAACTGGACGGGGACGGGGCAGGGCCTGGTCTTCACCACCAGGAACGGCACCCCCATCGAGCCACGCAATCTGAACCGCTCCTTCGAGGCGCTCTCCATCCGGGCCGGCGTCCGCAAGGTCCGCTTCCACGACCTGCGCCACACGTGCGCGTCCCTCCTCCACGAGCAGGGCGCCGACGCCCGCATGATCATGGAGGTTCTTGGTCACAGCTCGATCCGGGTGACCATGGACATCTACACCTTCGTGCGACTCGACTCCCAGCGCTTGGCGTTCGACCGCGTCGGGGATGCGCTGAAATAG
- a CDS encoding PASTA domain-containing protein, whose amino-acid sequence MTRGEKGWFGGVSALAVVLLLLLLSSCGDDCEDVAAAPGATVTVTATPGRPGSQVGKSVDSASERARQSGLSVAVHDASNQDEAPGGDWTVCFEKATLSKVDFAAVPDGAPCPKKDGRRIPWPKMPNVKGITYAKAVEKLRHAVGDVDIEAAYKDEAAYDTNNDDGDYASWKVCFQSVKAGTALPYEPDVTLHAVDNGEACPSAKGLYKDPTNDPDYVEPDYVDPDDGSSADDGSSGGSGSGDSREDYYPGDKGGCPPGGCYNPCPPGGCR is encoded by the coding sequence ATGACCAGAGGTGAAAAGGGATGGTTCGGTGGCGTAAGCGCTTTGGCCGTGGTGCTGCTTCTGCTGCTACTCAGCTCTTGTGGCGATGACTGTGAGGACGTGGCAGCGGCGCCGGGTGCGACGGTCACTGTCACGGCCACACCGGGCCGGCCCGGGAGCCAGGTCGGGAAGAGCGTCGACAGTGCCTCGGAGAGAGCACGACAGAGCGGGTTGAGCGTTGCTGTCCATGACGCCAGCAATCAGGACGAGGCTCCAGGCGGGGACTGGACGGTGTGCTTCGAGAAAGCGACCTTGAGCAAGGTCGACTTCGCTGCCGTCCCGGACGGGGCACCGTGCCCGAAGAAGGACGGCCGACGCATTCCCTGGCCCAAGATGCCGAACGTCAAGGGCATCACGTACGCCAAAGCAGTGGAGAAGCTGCGGCATGCTGTCGGTGACGTAGACATCGAGGCTGCCTACAAGGACGAGGCCGCCTACGACACGAACAACGATGATGGTGACTACGCGAGCTGGAAGGTGTGCTTCCAGAGCGTCAAGGCTGGGACTGCCCTGCCGTATGAACCAGACGTCACCCTGCACGCCGTGGACAACGGCGAGGCGTGTCCATCAGCGAAGGGGCTCTACAAGGACCCCACGAACGATCCGGACTACGTCGAGCCCGATTACGTCGACCCCGACGACGGATCATCTGCGGACGACGGCAGCAGCGGTGGCAGCGGTAGTGGTGATAGCAGAGAGGACTACTACCCCGGTGACAAGGGTGGATGCCCGCCCGGCGGTTGCTACAACCCGTGTCCGCCCGGAGGCTGCCGGTAG
- a CDS encoding SSI family serine proteinase inhibitor produces the protein MLQSLSGAGARPKSPTASPTAPAPASPTASPAPHPTPHPAPQHPTRPSVTPGRMCLGAVASLAAAAVGTLAPVAPDAYAAEPVSRPSLPMPTPAVGPAAAPGDRLTVTVREAGGGADGTFELRCHPEGGTHPDVREACGRLDRRTTWGTDPFAPVRSGTVCTMQYGGPATAHVTGTWAGRRVDARFDRGDGCEIARWDAMVPVLPDLRA, from the coding sequence ATGTTGCAGAGCCTCTCCGGCGCCGGAGCACGCCCGAAGTCGCCCACCGCGTCACCCACCGCGCCGGCCCCGGCGTCACCCACCGCGTCCCCCGCCCCCCACCCGACGCCCCACCCCGCCCCACAACACCCCACCCGCCCCTCCGTCACCCCGGGGCGGATGTGCCTCGGGGCCGTCGCCTCGCTCGCCGCGGCCGCGGTCGGCACGCTCGCGCCGGTGGCGCCGGACGCGTACGCCGCCGAGCCGGTCTCGCGACCCTCGCTTCCGATGCCGACCCCCGCCGTCGGCCCCGCGGCCGCCCCCGGGGACCGGTTGACCGTCACCGTGCGCGAGGCCGGCGGCGGGGCGGACGGGACGTTCGAGCTGCGGTGCCATCCGGAAGGGGGCACCCACCCGGACGTACGGGAGGCGTGCGGGCGGCTCGACCGCCGGACGACCTGGGGCACGGATCCGTTCGCGCCGGTCCGGTCCGGCACCGTGTGCACGATGCAGTACGGCGGACCGGCCACCGCGCATGTGACCGGGACCTGGGCCGGCCGCCGTGTCGACGCCCGCTTCGACCGCGGCGACGGCTGCGAGATCGCCCGCTGGGACGCCATGGTTCCCGTACTGCCGGACCTCCGCGCGTAA
- a CDS encoding PAS domain-containing protein, with protein sequence MSSRPSRGAARLAAILDALPDALVLVNANGTVVNANTIALEAFEAPGTALVGRGLLDLLPEFDSRLIPGSMRRPDTMDPTGRTKPTRMTARRTDGSEFPVEVTSANLENGQQAYDGYGYANDELLMLVVRDLSGTVDTEAELARSQRQTEMILRAASEGVVGTDTDGRIVLVNPAAAQILGYRASDLGGRELHTLVLHSREDGAPFPYTESPLADTLKSGRKHRVRGQVLWSKNGEKVSVDLTTAPVRDGDQLVGAVMTFTDRRPYDKLAEEKDAEAETHAEELERLAKEHAEELAGVREEHAAELAELSEQHAEELAAGDERYAALGEREKDRYEALAARHEQLLAVLGTSLRGPLDQLRSELGTLAADDAGQLWPEANQVLHHLTAGYSRITTLIDNVLGYQRIDAGEDDLVRTAVMLDAVVAAGVDGAVELVGPGRVQFAVHAPPIEAEVDQVRLATALAHLIADVAGVDATGNAPMSTGGYMDNTVVVAAAQRGEVVRIEVRGPYAGGDPVHQPIVQGIVRAHGGVLQTVEVPGMSGSAYVLEVPLGGGAGAVPAAQLPAVTDAEVDPGAMATGAPATGAEVALPEQAPAGGGRRRARRSSVDAFLDSEDAPEAREGEAPVAPTGRRRRRAEDAAGAPGAAGPGEGAGPTQGAEAEGAGGTGRRRGRAASAEQAGEGVATEGAVVTAAEHAAGAAAAATGLGGTVPPQGVPAPGGRRARREPAAQNALPPALAAGPVPVPEATDAASASAEAGGAQQPTGRRRRALGGGEERAAAPEPGARTVFALPPAEADRGPEYAEAAGLGPVPLPAAPGAPGAPMPMPLPAGTTGTAGPAQDGEGYEGEGGQGAAAAAPPGVPAVGGPVPVGGQVPGGGPVPPGGVAPVGGPVPAAGVGQQFTGVGQQLPQNGPGAPGGVAGPGAGQAADAGQMAGTGVAAGAGDAAGLGQVPGGGQVAASGPVSGAPAGGGDDGRHDAALHNPGDDHTPPQPHPVPTPTGRRRAVRQPAPQQGEGAGAMAPGQQAPAQAAAASTAAAAQGIPPQGGPGQPVPVQGAPMAAAQPVSAQGVPGGPQAVPAQGVPGGPQPVPGQAGGVAPGQPVPAGIAAAQSVAPQGVPGGAAQAAAGQALPGQALPGQALPGQPATGQAATGQPLAAQAAVAQHAPGQPAVGQPGAVQGVVPPQGAPGGRQQVPAQAGALGHSVLVPGAQGVPGLQAVPGAQGAQPVPGLGQPAPAVGMPAAGMPGVQQPAPAQAAGPGVAQPQQQPQSWPDPRHETSGAGIPVAAPQAPLPPQSTPSSGTPLPPEVAVQQQPRAAQPLPAEAAPPVQAAAQAQAQVQARAQAQAAQAPPAPAPAPAPAPVDPNSTQGRSISVRTLGQGVPFSRQGGPQVQVPQAQGQAQAQAAQPGVQAAAQTQAQPQAGSTPAPNQPGGSGRRRKLGTPPQPTGDRPETAARPHPQSTPTNGTGLRLGTGQTPPPGQAPAQPQTAAQVSQPSLAGQVPLPAQPSLAGQVPLPPQPSVAGQSRLAGRTEGAGRSYAIGAPDENADEGPEPLDGPGGAVEVPDRPHPQPMDDELPPEPLDNPRRLLVWPAPDVTTHQALSDRGYRPVIVNSREDVDAQIAAYPAALFVDPLTGPITRTALQSLRQAAVAAEVPVLVTAGLGQATREAAYGADPAILLKALAPRDSEQHPPRVLLIEEHAEIALALTATLERRGMQVARAASDADAVTLAAQMRPNLVVMDLLQVHRRQAGIIDWLRANGQLNRTPLVVYTAAVDQSELPRLASGETVLFLAERSTSPEVQTRIVDLLARVGTN encoded by the coding sequence GTGAGCAGCAGGCCATCCCGAGGCGCTGCTCGCCTCGCAGCCATACTGGACGCGCTGCCCGATGCGTTGGTGCTGGTCAACGCCAATGGGACCGTCGTCAACGCCAACACGATCGCGCTGGAGGCCTTCGAGGCCCCGGGGACCGCCCTCGTGGGGCGCGGTCTGCTCGATCTGCTGCCCGAGTTCGACTCCCGGCTCATCCCGGGCTCCATGCGGCGGCCCGACACCATGGACCCGACGGGCCGGACCAAGCCGACCCGGATGACCGCCCGCCGGACCGACGGCAGCGAGTTCCCGGTCGAGGTCACAAGCGCGAATCTGGAGAACGGCCAGCAGGCGTACGACGGTTACGGCTACGCCAATGACGAGCTGCTCATGCTGGTCGTACGGGATCTTTCGGGCACCGTCGACACCGAGGCCGAACTCGCGCGTTCGCAACGGCAGACGGAGATGATCCTGCGGGCCGCCTCCGAGGGGGTCGTCGGGACCGACACCGACGGACGGATCGTTCTGGTCAATCCGGCGGCCGCCCAGATACTGGGTTATCGGGCCAGTGACCTCGGCGGACGCGAGCTGCACACGCTGGTGCTGCACTCCCGCGAGGACGGCGCCCCCTTCCCGTACACCGAGTCGCCGCTCGCGGACACCCTGAAGTCCGGGCGCAAGCACCGGGTGCGCGGGCAGGTGTTGTGGTCGAAGAACGGCGAGAAGGTGTCGGTCGACCTGACGACCGCGCCGGTACGCGACGGCGATCAGCTCGTCGGCGCCGTGATGACGTTCACCGACCGGCGGCCCTACGACAAGCTCGCCGAGGAGAAGGACGCCGAGGCCGAGACGCACGCGGAGGAGCTGGAGCGGCTCGCCAAGGAGCACGCCGAGGAACTCGCGGGCGTGCGCGAGGAGCACGCGGCCGAGCTGGCCGAGCTCAGCGAGCAGCACGCCGAGGAACTCGCCGCCGGGGACGAGCGGTACGCGGCGCTCGGGGAGCGCGAGAAGGACCGCTACGAGGCGCTGGCCGCGCGGCACGAGCAGTTGCTCGCCGTGCTCGGCACCTCGCTGCGCGGCCCGCTCGACCAGCTCCGCAGCGAGCTGGGCACCCTCGCCGCCGACGACGCCGGGCAGCTGTGGCCCGAGGCGAACCAGGTGCTCCACCATCTGACCGCCGGGTATTCGCGGATCACGACCCTCATCGACAACGTGCTCGGCTACCAGCGGATCGACGCGGGCGAGGACGACCTCGTGCGTACGGCCGTGATGCTCGACGCGGTCGTCGCGGCCGGTGTCGACGGGGCCGTGGAGCTGGTCGGGCCGGGGCGGGTGCAGTTCGCCGTGCACGCGCCGCCCATCGAGGCCGAGGTGGACCAGGTGCGGCTCGCGACCGCCCTCGCCCACCTCATCGCTGATGTCGCCGGCGTCGACGCGACGGGCAACGCGCCCATGTCCACCGGCGGCTACATGGACAACACGGTCGTCGTGGCCGCCGCGCAGCGCGGCGAGGTCGTGCGGATCGAGGTGCGCGGGCCGTACGCCGGGGGAGACCCGGTGCATCAGCCGATCGTCCAGGGGATCGTGCGGGCGCACGGCGGTGTCCTCCAGACGGTCGAGGTGCCGGGCATGAGCGGCAGCGCGTATGTACTGGAGGTGCCGCTCGGCGGTGGTGCCGGCGCGGTGCCCGCCGCTCAGCTGCCCGCCGTGACGGATGCCGAGGTCGATCCCGGGGCGATGGCCACCGGTGCCCCGGCCACCGGTGCCGAGGTCGCGCTGCCCGAGCAGGCCCCCGCCGGTGGTGGGCGGCGGCGGGCGCGGCGTTCGTCGGTGGACGCGTTCCTGGACAGCGAGGACGCTCCCGAGGCCCGGGAGGGCGAGGCCCCTGTCGCCCCGACCGGACGGCGTCGCCGCCGGGCGGAGGACGCGGCGGGTGCGCCGGGCGCGGCCGGCCCCGGTGAGGGCGCCGGGCCCACACAGGGCGCCGAGGCCGAGGGCGCCGGGGGCACCGGGCGGCGACGTGGACGTGCCGCCTCGGCCGAGCAGGCCGGTGAGGGTGTGGCCACCGAAGGTGCCGTCGTCACGGCGGCCGAGCACGCGGCGGGTGCCGCTGCCGCCGCCACCGGGCTGGGCGGAACCGTGCCGCCGCAGGGTGTGCCCGCCCCCGGTGGACGGCGCGCGCGCCGGGAGCCCGCCGCGCAGAACGCGTTGCCGCCGGCCCTGGCCGCGGGGCCGGTCCCGGTCCCCGAGGCGACCGACGCCGCCTCCGCCTCCGCCGAGGCAGGCGGTGCCCAGCAGCCCACCGGCCGCCGTCGTCGCGCCCTCGGGGGTGGCGAGGAGCGTGCCGCCGCGCCCGAGCCGGGTGCGCGAACCGTCTTCGCCCTGCCACCGGCCGAGGCCGACCGGGGCCCGGAGTACGCGGAGGCCGCCGGCCTCGGCCCGGTCCCGCTGCCCGCGGCGCCGGGTGCCCCCGGCGCGCCCATGCCGATGCCCCTGCCCGCCGGAACCACCGGAACGGCCGGGCCCGCGCAGGACGGGGAGGGGTACGAAGGCGAGGGCGGCCAGGGTGCAGCCGCCGCTGCCCCGCCCGGGGTTCCTGCCGTCGGCGGACCGGTGCCGGTGGGAGGGCAGGTTCCCGGGGGTGGGCCCGTGCCTCCCGGGGGAGTCGCGCCCGTCGGGGGGCCGGTGCCCGCCGCTGGTGTCGGGCAGCAGTTCACCGGTGTGGGACAGCAGCTTCCCCAGAACGGTCCGGGGGCGCCGGGTGGCGTCGCGGGGCCGGGTGCGGGGCAGGCCGCCGACGCGGGGCAGATGGCTGGGACCGGTGTGGCGGCCGGTGCCGGTGACGCCGCCGGTCTCGGGCAGGTGCCCGGCGGTGGCCAAGTGGCCGCCTCGGGGCCGGTGTCGGGTGCCCCGGCCGGTGGTGGCGACGACGGTCGCCATGACGCCGCGCTCCACAACCCCGGCGACGACCACACCCCGCCGCAGCCGCACCCGGTGCCCACGCCCACGGGCCGCCGCCGGGCGGTACGGCAGCCCGCCCCCCAGCAGGGCGAGGGCGCGGGCGCGATGGCACCCGGACAGCAGGCTCCGGCCCAGGCCGCTGCCGCTTCCACTGCCGCCGCCGCTCAAGGCATCCCCCCGCAGGGAGGACCCGGGCAGCCGGTTCCCGTCCAGGGCGCGCCGATGGCCGCCGCGCAGCCCGTCTCCGCCCAGGGCGTCCCGGGTGGCCCGCAGGCCGTGCCCGCACAGGGGGTCCCCGGCGGACCGCAGCCAGTGCCCGGCCAGGCCGGTGGGGTGGCTCCGGGTCAGCCCGTCCCGGCGGGGATCGCGGCCGCGCAGTCCGTCGCTCCGCAAGGGGTACCGGGCGGCGCCGCTCAGGCAGCCGCCGGACAAGCCCTGCCTGGACAAGCCCTTCCCGGACAGGCCCTCCCCGGGCAGCCGGCGACCGGGCAAGCGGCCACCGGGCAGCCTCTCGCCGCACAGGCCGCTGTCGCCCAGCACGCCCCGGGGCAGCCCGCCGTCGGACAACCCGGTGCCGTGCAGGGAGTCGTCCCGCCGCAAGGGGCACCCGGTGGCCGACAGCAGGTGCCCGCGCAGGCCGGAGCCCTCGGGCACTCCGTCCTCGTACCGGGAGCGCAGGGCGTACCGGGGCTCCAGGCCGTCCCGGGGGCGCAGGGCGCGCAGCCGGTCCCGGGCCTCGGCCAGCCCGCGCCCGCCGTAGGGATGCCCGCGGCAGGGATGCCCGGCGTCCAGCAGCCCGCCCCCGCTCAGGCCGCCGGCCCCGGCGTGGCCCAGCCGCAACAGCAGCCGCAGTCCTGGCCCGACCCCCGCCACGAGACCTCCGGCGCCGGTATCCCCGTAGCCGCTCCCCAGGCACCGCTGCCTCCACAGTCCACTCCGTCCTCGGGCACGCCGCTGCCGCCGGAGGTCGCGGTCCAGCAGCAGCCGCGCGCCGCACAGCCGTTGCCGGCCGAAGCAGCGCCGCCGGTCCAGGCCGCGGCCCAAGCCCAAGCCCAGGTTCAGGCACGGGCTCAAGCTCAGGCCGCTCAGGCGCCCCCCGCACCCGCACCCGCCCCCGCCCCCGCTCCCGTCGACCCCAACTCCACCCAGGGCCGGTCGATCAGCGTGCGGACGCTGGGCCAGGGGGTCCCCTTCTCCCGCCAAGGCGGTCCCCAGGTCCAGGTCCCTCAGGCCCAGGGGCAGGCACAGGCACAGGCGGCACAGCCCGGCGTACAGGCCGCCGCGCAGACGCAGGCGCAGCCCCAGGCCGGGTCCACGCCCGCCCCGAACCAGCCCGGCGGCTCCGGCAGGCGCCGCAAGCTGGGGACACCGCCCCAACCCACCGGTGACCGCCCCGAGACGGCCGCGCGCCCCCACCCGCAGTCCACCCCGACCAACGGCACGGGCCTTCGCCTCGGTACCGGACAGACCCCGCCCCCCGGCCAGGCCCCGGCCCAGCCGCAGACGGCCGCGCAGGTGTCGCAGCCCTCGCTCGCCGGCCAGGTCCCGCTCCCGGCGCAGCCTTCGCTCGCGGGCCAGGTCCCGCTCCCGCCGCAGCCGTCCGTCGCCGGGCAGTCCCGGCTGGCGGGCCGTACGGAGGGTGCCGGGCGGTCGTACGCCATAGGGGCGCCCGACGAGAACGCGGACGAAGGTCCCGAACCGCTCGACGGGCCCGGCGGCGCGGTGGAGGTCCCCGATCGGCCGCATCCGCAGCCGATGGACGACGAGTTGCCGCCGGAGCCGCTCGACAACCCGCGTCGGCTGCTGGTGTGGCCCGCGCCGGACGTGACGACCCACCAGGCGCTGAGCGACCGCGGCTACCGGCCCGTCATCGTGAACTCCCGCGAGGACGTGGACGCCCAGATCGCCGCGTACCCGGCCGCTCTCTTCGTCGACCCGCTGACCGGCCCCATCACCCGCACGGCACTGCAGTCGCTGCGCCAGGCCGCCGTGGCCGCCGAAGTCCCCGTCCTCGTCACGGCGGGCCTCGGTCAGGCGACACGTGAGGCGGCGTACGGGGCCGACCCGGCGATCCTGTTGAAGGCGCTCGCGCCGCGCGACTCCGAGCAGCACCCGCCGCGTGTCCTGCTCATCGAGGAGCACGCGGAGATCGCGCTCGCCCTGACCGCGACGCTGGAACGCCGTGGCATGCAGGTCGCGCGGGCGGCGTCGGACGCGGACGCCGTCACCCTCGCCGCGCAGATGCGGCCCAACCTCGTGGTGATGGACCTGCTCCAGGTGCACCGCCGCCAGGCCGGGATCATCGACTGGCTACGGGCGAACGGCCAGTTGAACCGCACCCCGCTCGTCGTCTACACCGCCGCCGTCGACCAGTCCGAACTCCCGCGCCTGGCCTCGGGAGAGACGGTCCTCTTCCTCGCGGAACGCTCGACGAGCCCCGAGGTCCAGACCCGAATCGTGGACCTGCTGGCACGAGTAGGTACGAACTGA
- a CDS encoding long-chain fatty acid--CoA ligase — translation MLSTMQDVPLLISRILTHGSSIHGTSQVITWTGEGEPHRRSFAEIGARAAQLAHALREDLGVDGDERIATLMWNNSEHVEAYFAIPSMGAVLHTLNLRLPPEQLAWIVNHAADRVIIANGSLLPLLAPLLPHLKPVEHVVVAGPGDRSLLAGASVQVHEYEDLIAGKPTTYDWPELDERTAAAMCYTSGTTGDPKGVVYSHRSIYLHSMQVNMAQSMGLTDADLSLAVVPQFHVNAWGLPHATFMTGVNMLMPDRFLQPGPLAEMIETLKPTHAAAVPTIWQGLLAELTARPREVSSLNQVTIGGSACPPALMEAFDKLGMRVCHAWGMTETSPLGTIARPPAHVEADSEEELAYRLTQGRFPASVEARLTGPGGERLPWDGESAGELEVRGPWIAGSYFGGQGAEPLRPDDKFSEDGWLKTGDVGTISPDGFLTLTDRAKDVIKSGGEWISSVELENALMAHPDVAEAAVVAVPDEKWGERPLATVVLKEGSTADFAALRSFLADEGHIAKWQLPERWTIIESVPKTSVGKFDKKVLRRQYAEGALDVTQI, via the coding sequence GTGCTGAGCACCATGCAGGACGTACCGCTGTTGATCTCCAGGATCCTGACCCATGGGTCGAGCATCCACGGGACGTCGCAGGTGATCACCTGGACCGGCGAGGGCGAGCCCCACCGCCGCTCCTTCGCCGAGATCGGCGCCCGCGCCGCGCAGCTGGCCCACGCCCTGCGCGAGGACCTCGGCGTCGACGGCGACGAGCGGATCGCCACGCTCATGTGGAACAACTCGGAGCACGTGGAGGCGTACTTCGCGATCCCCTCCATGGGGGCCGTCCTCCACACCCTCAACCTGCGGCTGCCCCCCGAGCAGCTCGCCTGGATCGTCAACCACGCCGCCGACCGCGTGATCATCGCCAACGGTTCGCTGCTCCCCCTCCTCGCGCCGCTCCTCCCGCACCTCAAGCCGGTGGAGCACGTCGTCGTGGCCGGGCCCGGCGACCGGTCGCTGCTCGCCGGGGCGAGCGTCCAGGTGCACGAGTACGAGGACCTGATCGCCGGCAAGCCGACCACCTACGACTGGCCCGAGCTGGACGAGCGCACCGCCGCGGCCATGTGTTACACCTCCGGCACCACCGGCGACCCCAAGGGCGTCGTCTACTCCCACCGCTCGATCTATCTGCACTCCATGCAGGTCAACATGGCGCAGTCCATGGGGCTGACGGACGCGGACCTCTCGCTCGCCGTCGTCCCGCAGTTCCATGTCAACGCCTGGGGGCTGCCGCACGCGACCTTCATGACCGGCGTCAACATGCTGATGCCGGACCGCTTCCTGCAGCCCGGCCCGCTCGCCGAGATGATCGAGACGCTGAAGCCGACGCACGCCGCCGCGGTGCCCACCATCTGGCAGGGCCTGCTCGCGGAGCTGACCGCCCGCCCGCGCGAGGTCTCCTCCCTCAACCAGGTGACCATCGGCGGTTCGGCCTGCCCGCCCGCTCTCATGGAAGCCTTCGACAAGCTGGGGATGCGGGTCTGCCACGCCTGGGGCATGACGGAGACCTCCCCGCTGGGCACGATCGCCCGGCCGCCGGCCCATGTCGAGGCCGACTCGGAGGAGGAGCTCGCCTACCGCCTCACCCAGGGCCGCTTCCCCGCCTCCGTCGAGGCCCGCCTCACCGGTCCCGGCGGCGAGCGCCTCCCCTGGGACGGCGAGTCCGCCGGTGAGCTGGAGGTCCGGGGCCCCTGGATCGCGGGTTCCTACTTCGGCGGCCAGGGTGCCGAACCCCTCCGCCCCGACGACAAGTTCAGCGAGGACGGCTGGCTGAAGACGGGCGACGTCGGCACGATCAGCCCCGACGGCTTCCTCACCCTCACCGACCGCGCCAAGGACGTCATCAAGTCGGGCGGTGAGTGGATCTCCTCGGTCGAGCTGGAGAACGCGCTCATGGCCCACCCGGACGTCGCCGAGGCCGCCGTCGTCGCCGTGCCGGACGAGAAGTGGGGCGAGCGCCCCCTCGCCACGGTCGTGCTGAAGGAGGGCTCCACCGCCGACTTCGCCGCCCTGCGTTCCTTCCTCGCCGACGAGGGCCACATCGCCAAGTGGCAGCTTCCCGAGCGCTGGACGATCATCGAGTCGGTGCCCAAGACGAGCGTGGGCAAGTTCGACAAGAAGGTGCTGCGGAGGCAGTACGCGGAGGGCGCCTTGGACGTGACGCAGATCTAG
- a CDS encoding SigE family RNA polymerase sigma factor, with the protein MTTPVCTSASQAAAPVSRTLSTSARSHSARSHSARSHSTRPTLSGLTDLSYPSFAAYVKARQPVLLRTARSLTANPCDAEDLLQTALAKTYVAWERIEDHRALDGYVRRALLNTRTSQWRKRKVDEFACDELPEPEGVQAADPAEQQALHDAMWRAIMKLPARQRAMVVLRYYEDLSEVQTAEVLGVSVGTVKSAVSRALGKLREDPELEPVR; encoded by the coding sequence ATGACCACACCCGTCTGCACCAGCGCTTCGCAGGCCGCTGCACCAGTGTCGCGGACCCTGTCGACCTCGGCCCGATCCCACTCGGCCCGTTCGCACTCGGCTCGTTCGCACTCCACCCGGCCGACGCTGTCGGGCCTGACGGACCTGTCGTACCCGTCGTTCGCGGCGTACGTGAAGGCCCGCCAGCCGGTGCTGCTGCGGACCGCCCGGTCGCTGACCGCGAACCCGTGCGACGCCGAGGACCTGCTGCAGACCGCGCTGGCCAAGACGTACGTCGCCTGGGAGCGCATCGAGGACCACCGGGCCCTCGACGGCTATGTCCGCCGGGCGCTGCTGAACACCCGGACGTCGCAGTGGCGCAAGCGCAAGGTGGACGAGTTCGCGTGCGACGAGCTGCCGGAGCCCGAGGGGGTCCAGGCCGCCGACCCGGCCGAGCAGCAGGCGCTGCACGACGCGATGTGGCGAGCGATCATGAAGCTGCCGGCGCGGCAGCGGGCCATGGTCGTCCTCAGGTACTACGAGGACCTGAGCGAGGTCCAGACGGCCGAGGTGCTCGGCGTCTCGGTCGGCACGGTGAAGTCGGCGGTGTCCCGCGCCCTGGGCAAGCTGCGGGAGGACCCCGAGCTGGAACCCGTGCGCTAG